The proteins below come from a single Roseiflexus sp. RS-1 genomic window:
- a CDS encoding FhaA domain-containing protein produces MSALSRFEAFMENIVEGSVARLFRSPVQPAEIAKRLERAMESNQTVSVRRILVPNYYRAFLNPQDFETFKPIRADVEREMATYLAELAQERGFSMVEHPRVELVADAGVPRRTIQVVAETQAAPAVSQSGDTQVIPAQAAAAPAARARLLLTTSSGTHVIPLDSTLMTIGRGLNNDIILEDSRVSRNHAQLRYRSRRFWLTDLGSTNGTFVNGEPVTERALRDGDVVSLGGLELTFRQTDR; encoded by the coding sequence ATGTCAGCACTCAGCCGTTTTGAAGCCTTTATGGAAAATATCGTCGAAGGGTCGGTTGCGCGGTTATTCCGCAGCCCGGTTCAGCCTGCCGAGATCGCCAAACGTCTCGAACGCGCCATGGAATCCAACCAGACGGTCAGCGTGCGGCGTATTCTGGTGCCCAACTACTACCGCGCATTCCTGAATCCACAGGATTTCGAGACCTTCAAGCCGATCCGCGCCGACGTGGAGCGCGAGATGGCGACCTATCTGGCGGAACTGGCGCAGGAGCGCGGGTTCAGCATGGTCGAGCATCCGCGCGTCGAACTGGTCGCCGATGCCGGTGTGCCGCGCCGGACAATCCAGGTCGTGGCGGAAACGCAGGCTGCGCCGGCGGTAAGCCAGTCCGGTGATACCCAGGTCATCCCGGCGCAGGCGGCGGCAGCGCCAGCAGCACGGGCGCGCCTCCTGTTGACGACATCCAGCGGTACGCACGTTATCCCCCTCGACAGCACGCTGATGACGATTGGACGCGGGCTGAACAACGATATTATCCTGGAAGATTCGCGCGTCTCCCGTAACCATGCCCAACTCCGCTATCGATCTCGCCGCTTCTGGCTGACCGACCTCGGCTCGACCAATGGCACCTTCGTCAACGGCGAGCCGGTGACTGAACGCGCATTGCGTGATGGCGATGTTGTGTCACTCGGCGGACTGGAGTTGACGTTCCGGCAGACCGACCGTTGA
- a CDS encoding LysR family transcriptional regulator, whose product MLNLHLVRIFTAVATQGSFTGAAEALHISQSAVSRAVRELERQVGMALVERHSRGVILTEAGKRLVLHARRIFALERLAELSLEELQTLQTGHLAIGASTTIGIYMLPVLLGIYHRRYPGIELFLDIGNTQQIVRHVLDHRLDVAYVEGPVEQSDLVLTPWREDELVVIASPDHPLAQRPSLTARDLHMAPFIIREAGSGTRETTEQAFARCGIAMRVVMELGSTEAIKQAVAAQLGISVVSRFTVQLELETRRLVILRVEDLTIRRSLTCVRHVDRPMSHALDAWLRMA is encoded by the coding sequence ATGCTGAACCTGCACCTGGTGCGTATCTTTACAGCGGTTGCAACGCAGGGAAGTTTTACCGGCGCAGCCGAAGCGCTCCATATCAGTCAGTCGGCGGTGTCGCGCGCGGTGCGTGAACTCGAGCGACAGGTCGGCATGGCGCTGGTTGAGCGACACTCACGCGGTGTGATTCTGACAGAAGCTGGAAAACGGCTGGTTCTGCACGCCCGGCGTATCTTTGCTCTCGAACGCCTGGCGGAACTATCGCTGGAGGAGTTGCAAACCCTGCAGACAGGGCATCTGGCAATTGGCGCCAGCACAACCATCGGCATCTATATGCTGCCCGTGCTGCTTGGCATCTATCATCGTCGCTATCCCGGCATCGAACTGTTTCTCGACATTGGCAATACACAACAGATCGTCAGGCATGTGCTGGATCATCGCCTGGATGTGGCATACGTTGAAGGACCGGTTGAGCAGAGCGATCTCGTACTTACACCGTGGCGCGAAGATGAACTGGTCGTTATTGCATCTCCCGACCATCCGCTGGCGCAACGACCTTCACTGACGGCGCGTGATCTCCACATGGCGCCTTTTATTATCCGCGAAGCCGGATCGGGAACGCGCGAGACGACGGAACAGGCGTTTGCCCGCTGCGGGATCGCCATGCGGGTCGTTATGGAATTGGGAAGTACGGAAGCGATCAAGCAAGCGGTCGCTGCCCAACTTGGAATCAGCGTCGTCTCGCGTTTTACAGTTCAACTCGAACTGGAAACGCGGCGACTGGTCATTTTGCGGGTTGAGGATCTGACGATCCGCCGTTCGCTCACCTGCGTGCGCCATGTTGATCGTCCGATGAGCCATGCGCTCGATGCATGGCTCCGTATGGCATAA
- a CDS encoding dihydroorotate dehydrogenase-like protein, producing MTDLRTTYLGLSLKNPIVASSSPLSKRIDNVRRLEDAGAAAVVLFSLFEEQITHEARELDYYLDRGAYSFAESLTYFPDLEQYNLGVEPYLEHVHALKQRVSIPIIASLNGPSDGDWVEYARKVEQAGADALELNLYFLATDPDITGAAVEEQYLRLVRDVCSRVTIPVAVKMSPFFSSIANIAKQFSEAGARGLVLFNRFYQPDFDLEALEVVPNLKLSTSDELRLPLRWIAILYGRIKADLALTSGVHTAEDVLKAMMAGARVAMMTSELLARGIDRIPAILQDIRTWMEEHEYESIEQMQGSMSQQAVDNPAAFERANYIRALGSFG from the coding sequence ATGACTGATCTCCGGACCACCTATCTCGGACTGTCCTTGAAGAACCCGATTGTTGCTTCTTCCTCTCCGCTATCAAAGCGGATCGACAATGTGCGACGCCTGGAGGACGCTGGCGCCGCCGCCGTCGTGCTCTTCTCGCTCTTCGAGGAGCAGATCACCCACGAGGCGCGCGAACTCGACTACTACCTCGACCGTGGCGCCTACAGTTTCGCCGAATCGCTCACCTACTTCCCCGATTTGGAACAGTACAACCTTGGCGTCGAGCCATACCTGGAGCACGTCCACGCCCTGAAGCAACGGGTCAGCATCCCGATCATCGCCAGCCTCAACGGTCCCTCGGACGGCGACTGGGTCGAGTATGCGCGCAAGGTAGAGCAGGCGGGCGCCGACGCGCTGGAGTTGAATCTCTACTTTCTGGCGACCGACCCGGATATTACCGGCGCAGCGGTTGAAGAACAGTACCTGCGGCTTGTCCGCGATGTGTGCAGCCGGGTAACGATCCCGGTAGCGGTAAAGATGAGTCCCTTCTTCAGCAGCATTGCGAATATTGCGAAACAGTTCAGCGAGGCTGGCGCAAGAGGGTTGGTGCTGTTCAACCGTTTCTACCAGCCCGACTTCGACCTGGAGGCGCTGGAGGTGGTGCCGAACCTGAAACTGAGCACTTCCGATGAATTACGCCTGCCGCTGCGCTGGATTGCCATTCTGTACGGACGCATCAAGGCGGATCTGGCGCTGACCAGCGGCGTGCACACGGCGGAAGATGTGCTGAAAGCGATGATGGCAGGCGCACGTGTGGCAATGATGACGTCCGAACTGCTCGCGCGCGGCATCGACCGCATCCCCGCAATCTTGCAGGACATACGCACCTGGATGGAAGAGCACGAGTATGAGTCGATCGAGCAGATGCAGGGGAGCATGAGCCAGCAGGCGGTCGATAATCCGGCAGCGTTCGAACGGGCGAACTATATCCGGGCGCTGGGGTCCTTCGGGTAA
- a CDS encoding type II toxin-antitoxin system HicB family antitoxin, producing the protein MHVTIEVEQEEDGRWIAEAPDLPGVLAYGQTREEAIARVKVLALRVLADRLEHGEPVPEMSDVFSVMA; encoded by the coding sequence ATGCATGTGACTATCGAAGTCGAGCAAGAGGAAGATGGACGCTGGATCGCAGAAGCGCCTGATCTTCCCGGTGTGCTCGCATATGGGCAAACACGTGAAGAAGCGATTGCTCGAGTGAAGGTTTTGGCTCTGCGCGTGCTGGCTGATCGTCTCGAGCACGGCGAACCCGTTCCTGAAATGAGCGATGTCTTTTCGGTCATGGCATGA
- a CDS encoding M24 family metallopeptidase, translated as MLYHQKAAQAQALLAETGIDAWLIFVRESAIRPDPGIELAIGVDVTWDSAFVFGRNGQRVAIVGRYDVAGVRASGLFDTIVGYDESIREYLIEALRRLDPLTIGLNYSLDDPTADGLTYGMFLHLCDLLADTPFPSRFVSAAPLLAKLRSRKVPAEIERIRAAVAVTEEIVDLVEQQIRPGVSEAQIAAFIHDEFRRRHLGSAWAWDACPIVNSGPESEAGHGGPRDDILVQPGHLVHIDLGVQLDGYCSDIQRMWYVRRAGEDAPPQEVQRAFETVIRAIEAGAAALRPGVYGYEVDAAARRVIVDAGYDEYKHALGHGLGRACHDGGPLLGPRWPRYGRTPEMQVEAGNVYTLELGVTTSAGYIGIEEDVLVTDHGVEFLSRFQRTLREV; from the coding sequence ATGCTCTACCACCAGAAGGCTGCTCAGGCGCAGGCATTGCTCGCTGAAACCGGTATCGATGCCTGGTTGATTTTTGTCCGCGAAAGCGCCATTCGACCCGATCCCGGCATCGAACTTGCGATTGGCGTCGATGTCACATGGGATTCGGCGTTTGTGTTTGGTCGCAACGGGCAGCGGGTTGCGATTGTCGGGCGCTATGATGTCGCCGGTGTACGCGCGTCCGGTCTGTTCGATACGATTGTCGGCTACGACGAAAGCATCAGGGAATACCTGATCGAAGCTCTGCGACGCCTCGATCCGCTCACGATCGGTCTGAATTACAGCCTCGATGATCCAACTGCTGATGGACTGACATACGGAATGTTTCTCCATCTCTGCGATCTGCTGGCGGATACGCCCTTTCCTTCGCGTTTCGTGAGCGCGGCGCCGCTGCTGGCAAAACTGCGCTCGCGCAAGGTGCCAGCCGAAATTGAGCGCATTCGCGCAGCAGTTGCCGTCACCGAAGAGATTGTCGATCTGGTTGAGCAACAGATCCGGCCCGGCGTCAGCGAGGCGCAGATCGCGGCTTTCATCCACGATGAGTTTCGGCGTCGCCATCTGGGGAGCGCATGGGCATGGGATGCCTGCCCGATCGTGAACAGCGGTCCCGAATCGGAAGCCGGTCATGGCGGTCCGCGTGATGATATTCTGGTGCAGCCGGGTCATCTGGTGCATATCGATCTTGGCGTGCAGCTCGATGGCTACTGTTCGGATATTCAGCGCATGTGGTATGTCCGTCGCGCTGGCGAAGATGCGCCGCCGCAAGAAGTGCAGCGCGCGTTTGAGACGGTCATTCGAGCGATCGAGGCGGGCGCAGCGGCGCTACGCCCCGGCGTGTACGGCTACGAAGTTGATGCCGCTGCACGTCGGGTTATTGTCGATGCCGGGTATGACGAGTACAAACACGCGCTGGGACATGGTCTGGGACGTGCATGTCACGACGGCGGTCCGTTGCTCGGTCCGCGCTGGCCCCGCTATGGTCGCACCCCGGAGATGCAGGTCGAGGCGGGCAATGTGTACACCCTCGAACTCGGCGTTACCACTTCCGCCGGGTACATTGGCATTGAAGAAGATGTGCTGGTGACCGATCACGGCGTTGAGTTTCTCTCGCGCTTCCAGCGCACGCTGCGGGAGGTGTAG
- a CDS encoding alpha/beta fold hydrolase: MALYTIDHQAIYLEESGPENAPYAFLIHGWASSSYTWKPILPALSRRYRCIAIDLPGFGRSPVPLHPPTIPWYADLVARLIDYFSPNQPVLLLGHSMGGQIGATLALHYPLIVERMVLLNPALSGRLSTRVNLLIGPHVLAERFLPLEWLLHLLARTPLDYTDYLLKPSNFAERAQVSDEDYQRIRADARRPGQGRMRAACFQAMRQGDLRGKLAAVEPPALVIWGAEDNIVPLRDAGVVAAEWPAADLRIVPNAGHWPQFEQPDATLRHIALFLGLPPAGAALPADARNIDELRAIAQFLNNSEIGSHLNEAQRMRVASLLQRRVLAPRERLAAAGSRSEEMYIVQDGLLEVWINPVQIGGVHQPPVRIAFMQAGQVAGELGLLEDAERSADLRAGDQSTVVLVLTREALHTLAEDDPALGMRLMQNLAVSLGRRLRHQNWLAQRLEQRSLLGGSVTRLLE; encoded by the coding sequence ATGGCGCTCTACACCATTGATCATCAGGCAATCTATCTTGAAGAGAGCGGCCCGGAGAATGCACCATATGCATTTCTCATCCATGGATGGGCGAGTTCGTCATACACATGGAAACCGATCCTGCCCGCCTTGAGTCGCCGCTATCGATGCATTGCAATTGATCTGCCGGGTTTCGGACGTTCGCCCGTACCGTTGCATCCGCCGACAATCCCGTGGTATGCAGACCTTGTTGCGCGCCTGATCGATTATTTCAGTCCCAATCAACCAGTGCTGTTGCTCGGTCACTCGATGGGCGGGCAGATCGGGGCAACCCTGGCGTTGCACTATCCGCTGATCGTCGAACGCATGGTGCTGCTCAACCCGGCGCTCAGCGGGCGACTGTCAACCCGCGTGAATCTCCTGATCGGTCCGCATGTCCTGGCGGAACGATTCCTTCCGCTTGAGTGGTTATTGCACCTGCTCGCCAGAACACCGCTCGATTATACCGATTATCTGCTCAAGCCATCGAACTTTGCCGAGCGCGCACAGGTTTCAGACGAGGATTATCAACGTATTCGCGCCGACGCTCGTCGTCCCGGTCAGGGACGAATGCGCGCCGCCTGCTTTCAAGCCATGCGACAGGGTGATCTGCGGGGAAAGCTGGCAGCAGTCGAACCGCCGGCTCTGGTGATCTGGGGCGCTGAGGATAACATTGTGCCGCTGCGCGATGCGGGAGTTGTCGCTGCCGAGTGGCCCGCCGCCGACCTGCGGATCGTCCCAAACGCCGGTCACTGGCCCCAATTCGAGCAACCTGATGCAACCCTGCGGCATATTGCGCTCTTCCTGGGCTTGCCGCCTGCGGGTGCGGCGCTCCCAGCCGATGCGCGCAATATCGATGAACTGCGGGCGATTGCCCAATTCCTCAACAACTCGGAGATCGGCAGTCACCTCAACGAAGCGCAGCGCATGCGCGTTGCATCACTGCTCCAGCGACGGGTGCTTGCGCCGCGCGAGCGCCTCGCCGCCGCCGGTTCGCGCAGCGAAGAGATGTATATCGTTCAGGACGGATTGCTCGAAGTCTGGATCAATCCGGTTCAGATCGGCGGGGTACACCAGCCTCCGGTACGGATCGCCTTCATGCAAGCCGGTCAGGTTGCCGGAGAGTTGGGGTTGCTCGAAGATGCAGAGCGCAGCGCCGACCTGCGCGCCGGTGATCAGTCAACGGTTGTGCTGGTGCTGACTCGTGAGGCGCTGCATACGCTGGCTGAGGATGATCCGGCGCTGGGGATGCGCCTCATGCAGAATCTGGCAGTCTCGCTTGGACGTCGCCTCCGCCACCAGAACTGGCTGGCGCAGCGCCTCGAACAGCGCTCATTGCTGGGTGGCAGCGTGACGCGGTTGCTGGAGTGA
- a CDS encoding IS1634 family transposase has product MAEKLTLTHERVDDIPLLIGLAQKLHLPEVLDRHLGHHGNHQGLRNGWLATVWLASILSESDHRTSSGEEWAGQHRQTLERLLGQPIRRTEFSDDRLEIVLRRLSQQAAWEALEADLWQATGDVDDLDVTSVRLDSATTYGYHTLTEDGVMQYGHSKDRRPDLPQLKLMAAAAEPWGHLLACNVHPGQTADDPLYRPLIARVRQMLGRSGLLYVGDSKMAALATRADIVAHGDSYLMPLPLTGETAQQVEAWIDAVVEGEQTVTLIWDEQSLLGGGYEFERPMSARVDGKPVTWTERVQVVRSLALAERESQPLEQRLANAEGALRALTPPPGRGRRPYRDEAALQTAVSQVLERYDVTGLLQVTWRREEETVTRSVGRGRGSPKRPVRTEVRVRCVIAEVRRDEEAIQRRKYRLGWRIQVTSLPLAQMSLAQTVVHYRGGWCLERDFHLVKDRPIGIRPLYVRRDDQIIGLTRLLTLALRLLTLIESQVRRGLAQAGEVLSGLYEGQPRRTTDRPTGVRLLKAFARAEITLTRIEMEPQVMWHITPLSGLLERILAYLGLSAVLYQRLAENSS; this is encoded by the coding sequence ATGGCCGAGAAACTCACCTTAACCCACGAGCGAGTTGATGACATCCCTCTGCTGATCGGGCTTGCGCAGAAATTGCACCTTCCCGAAGTTCTGGACCGCCACCTGGGCCACCACGGCAACCACCAGGGGCTGAGGAACGGCTGGCTGGCAACGGTCTGGCTGGCCTCTATCCTCTCGGAAAGCGACCATCGCACGTCCAGCGGAGAAGAGTGGGCCGGGCAGCATCGCCAGACGCTGGAACGGTTGCTGGGGCAACCCATTCGCCGTACCGAATTCAGTGATGACCGGCTGGAGATCGTGCTGCGCCGCCTGAGCCAGCAGGCCGCCTGGGAAGCCCTGGAGGCCGACCTGTGGCAGGCAACGGGAGACGTCGATGACCTGGACGTGACCAGCGTTCGCCTGGACAGCGCCACCACGTATGGCTACCATACCCTGACGGAAGACGGGGTGATGCAATACGGGCATAGTAAAGACCGCCGTCCCGACTTGCCCCAGTTGAAATTGATGGCCGCCGCAGCCGAGCCGTGGGGTCACCTGCTGGCCTGCAATGTCCACCCCGGCCAGACCGCCGACGACCCGTTGTACCGCCCCCTCATCGCTCGGGTGCGCCAGATGCTGGGCCGGTCGGGGCTGCTGTATGTGGGCGACAGCAAGATGGCTGCTCTGGCAACTCGGGCGGACATCGTGGCCCACGGGGACTCCTACCTGATGCCCCTGCCCCTGACCGGCGAGACCGCCCAACAGGTGGAAGCGTGGATTGACGCCGTGGTGGAAGGGGAGCAGACGGTGACCCTGATCTGGGATGAGCAGAGTCTGTTGGGCGGCGGGTATGAGTTTGAGCGGCCGATGAGCGCTCGGGTGGACGGCAAGCCCGTGACGTGGACCGAGCGGGTGCAGGTGGTCCGCTCGTTGGCGCTGGCGGAGCGGGAGAGCCAACCGTTGGAGCAGCGCCTGGCGAACGCGGAGGGTGCTCTGCGGGCGCTGACACCGCCCCCCGGTCGGGGCCGACGACCGTATCGGGACGAAGCGGCCTTGCAGACAGCGGTATCCCAGGTGCTGGAGCGATATGATGTGACGGGCTTGCTGCAGGTCACCTGGCGACGGGAGGAAGAGACCGTCACGCGCTCCGTGGGACGCGGACGGGGAAGCCCGAAGCGCCCCGTCCGGACGGAGGTGCGCGTGCGTTGCGTCATCGCCGAAGTCCGGCGGGACGAAGAGGCGATTCAGCGCCGGAAATATCGTCTGGGATGGCGGATTCAGGTGACCAGCCTGCCGTTGGCCCAGATGTCGCTGGCCCAGACGGTTGTCCATTACCGGGGTGGGTGGTGTCTGGAAAGAGATTTTCACCTGGTGAAGGATCGTCCCATCGGCATCCGCCCGTTGTATGTGCGGCGGGATGATCAGATTATCGGTCTGACCCGCCTGCTGACGCTGGCGTTGCGGCTGTTGACGTTGATAGAAAGCCAGGTACGGCGTGGGCTGGCCCAGGCGGGTGAGGTCTTGAGCGGGCTGTACGAAGGTCAGCCTCGGCGGACCACCGACCGGCCGACGGGCGTACGCCTGCTGAAGGCGTTTGCCCGGGCAGAGATTACCCTGACCCGGATTGAGATGGAGCCTCAGGTGATGTGGCATATCACGCCGCTCTCTGGTTTGCTGGAACGAATCCTGGCGTACCTGGGGCTCTCGGCAGTGCTCTACCAGCGCCTGGCAGAAAATTCATCATAG
- a CDS encoding type II toxin-antitoxin system HicA family toxin translates to MSKWTATKAKYVLAALLQIGWNIKRQSGSHRILSRSNWPDYVFAFHDNEEIGPRMLARIAKHTGLRPEDL, encoded by the coding sequence ATGAGTAAATGGACGGCCACTAAAGCAAAATATGTCCTGGCAGCGCTGTTGCAGATTGGATGGAACATCAAGCGGCAAAGCGGTTCACATCGTATTCTCTCGCGCTCCAATTGGCCCGATTACGTCTTCGCCTTTCACGATAACGAGGAGATCGGACCACGCATGCTGGCACGCATTGCAAAGCATACAGGACTCAGGCCGGAAGATCTATAA
- a CDS encoding alpha/beta hydrolase — METTASAATHRRVGRLRRMAISATATLIMLLVTIYLGISTYAASVVTLPQRDAIVSTPADFGARFDEVRFPARGGDVEIAGWYLPQPETSRAVILVHGKDSSRSTEFQGRFSEFAAQLHKRGFAVVMIDLRGHGASGDARFSFGLAERRDILGAVDWLITQGFRPGSIGVLGVSMGAASAIGATAEEPAIGALVADCSYADIRPLMERHWTKASGLPDIFLPSTLFMGRFVLGMDLTTAQPVREIDDIAPRPVLIIHGDADAFTPVDHGRALAAAAPEAEYWEVPGAGHARSYEVDPQRYVERVANFFAHHLGR; from the coding sequence ATGGAGACAACGGCGTCTGCTGCCACACACCGGCGTGTTGGTCGTTTGCGCCGGATGGCGATCTCTGCCACAGCAACGCTCATCATGCTACTGGTAACGATCTACCTGGGAATTTCGACCTACGCCGCCAGCGTGGTGACGTTGCCCCAGCGTGATGCGATTGTCAGTACGCCGGCGGATTTCGGCGCTCGCTTCGACGAGGTACGCTTCCCGGCGCGTGGCGGGGATGTTGAGATTGCGGGATGGTATCTGCCGCAACCGGAGACCTCGCGCGCCGTCATCCTTGTGCACGGCAAAGACAGTAGCCGCTCCACCGAGTTTCAGGGACGTTTCAGCGAATTCGCCGCCCAACTGCACAAGCGAGGCTTCGCAGTGGTGATGATCGACCTGCGCGGACACGGCGCAAGCGGCGATGCGCGCTTCAGTTTCGGTCTGGCGGAACGGCGCGACATTCTTGGCGCAGTCGACTGGTTGATAACGCAGGGATTTCGTCCCGGAAGCATCGGTGTGCTCGGCGTATCGATGGGCGCGGCGTCCGCAATCGGCGCGACTGCTGAAGAGCCAGCGATTGGCGCGCTGGTGGCGGATTGCAGTTACGCCGACATCAGACCTCTGATGGAACGCCACTGGACAAAAGCCAGCGGATTGCCGGACATCTTCCTGCCATCGACGCTGTTCATGGGACGGTTCGTGCTGGGGATGGATCTGACAACGGCACAACCGGTCAGGGAGATCGATGATATTGCGCCACGACCGGTGCTGATCATCCACGGTGACGCCGACGCCTTTACGCCGGTGGATCACGGTCGTGCGCTCGCTGCTGCTGCGCCAGAAGCGGAGTATTGGGAAGTGCCCGGCGCCGGGCATGCCCGTTCCTATGAGGTCGATCCACAACGTTATGTCGAGCGTGTAGCCAACTTCTTCGCACACCACCTGGGCAGATAG
- a CDS encoding alpha-L-rhamnosidase-related protein — translation MTLQRYFIDDNVWESEATPTTPVFISGQRIYAITTIGGERHPFGEWHLRDTMGGVWAHPLRIMDGWALALEMEGIVTPLDHAVRCDLFGAYVTRHFTVGTLTLEWTEFAADDQPHYYATLLARNDGAAPVNATVLLRAEADLRFCWFGGVAPAEPEIDTIPGGVAWRATGAYAGVTVTLVSASPSVWEISGRMAQARFPLIVQPGEALALQWRLAVQRNDDPLPGNVLRAAVDTLSSKIALYRTITSAIRLETPDRDINRYWQVARQNIHMLRADYRPALAPYLLAGLPEYPQLFGCDTTYSVPGVVASGFASTARSALEELGRYAWRACSRVPHEITTNGRVYHPGNIQETPQFAVACWDYVRWSGDLDFLERMYPLCVEGLEHFSATLEGRGYPIGDGVVEVPGMGACKLDVVCYLYQALTTLRDMALTLGRPGDAVRFAGYAGELTARFESDWWIEQEGMYADSLHLDGRQQFDGHWTVLLPVLTGIAAPERAQRVLDRIVREWVNEWGMVHTRGADMRVWTLPTGLLALAAFRHGDADTGIQLLRNIGVTARYGTLGTLKELIPQGLCFIQLWSAALFVQGITEGLFGLSPHAHRHELIIEPRLPSGWSEATLHGLRVGDQTLDLHVTPEYAEIRLLKGDTPLLARYRAAADQPWREARITPGGRALLKREE, via the coding sequence GTGACACTTCAGCGCTATTTCATCGATGATAATGTCTGGGAGTCGGAAGCAACGCCGACCACGCCGGTCTTTATCAGCGGGCAACGTATCTACGCCATCACAACGATTGGCGGGGAGCGACATCCGTTTGGCGAATGGCATCTGCGCGACACCATGGGGGGTGTCTGGGCGCATCCGCTGCGGATCATGGACGGATGGGCGCTGGCACTGGAAATGGAAGGCATCGTAACCCCGCTCGATCACGCCGTCCGCTGTGATCTGTTCGGTGCATACGTTACCCGCCACTTTACGGTCGGAACTCTGACGCTCGAATGGACGGAATTCGCGGCTGATGATCAGCCCCACTACTACGCAACCCTGCTGGCGCGCAACGACGGCGCCGCACCGGTAAATGCAACCGTGCTGCTGCGCGCCGAAGCCGACCTGCGCTTCTGCTGGTTCGGCGGCGTCGCGCCTGCCGAACCGGAGATAGATACCATCCCCGGAGGCGTTGCCTGGCGCGCAACAGGCGCGTATGCTGGCGTCACCGTGACACTGGTCAGCGCATCGCCATCTGTGTGGGAAATCAGCGGAAGGATGGCGCAGGCGCGCTTCCCGCTGATAGTGCAGCCCGGCGAGGCGCTGGCGCTGCAATGGCGGCTTGCCGTGCAGCGCAACGATGATCCGTTGCCGGGGAATGTGCTGCGCGCCGCGGTGGATACTCTTTCGTCAAAGATTGCTCTCTATCGCACGATTACCAGTGCGATACGCCTGGAAACCCCCGACCGGGACATCAACCGCTACTGGCAGGTGGCGCGGCAGAATATCCACATGCTCAGAGCCGACTATCGCCCGGCGCTTGCGCCATACCTGCTCGCGGGACTGCCGGAGTATCCGCAACTCTTCGGTTGTGATACAACGTACAGCGTCCCTGGCGTCGTCGCCAGCGGGTTTGCCAGTACCGCGCGCAGTGCACTCGAGGAACTCGGACGGTATGCCTGGCGCGCATGCAGCCGCGTTCCCCATGAAATCACTACGAATGGGCGTGTCTACCATCCGGGCAACATTCAGGAAACGCCGCAGTTTGCCGTCGCCTGTTGGGATTATGTGCGCTGGAGCGGCGACCTGGACTTTCTAGAGCGGATGTATCCGCTATGCGTCGAGGGTTTGGAGCATTTCAGCGCAACACTCGAAGGACGCGGCTACCCGATTGGCGACGGCGTTGTTGAAGTTCCCGGTATGGGCGCATGCAAACTCGATGTGGTGTGCTACCTCTACCAGGCATTGACGACGTTGCGCGATATGGCGCTGACGCTTGGACGACCGGGTGATGCTGTCCGGTTCGCCGGATATGCCGGTGAACTCACGGCACGCTTTGAGTCCGACTGGTGGATTGAGCAGGAGGGAATGTACGCCGACTCGTTGCACCTCGACGGTCGGCAACAGTTCGACGGGCACTGGACTGTCCTGCTCCCCGTGTTGACCGGTATTGCTGCACCGGAACGGGCTCAGCGGGTGCTGGATCGGATCGTGCGTGAGTGGGTCAACGAATGGGGCATGGTCCATACCCGCGGCGCTGACATGCGTGTGTGGACACTGCCGACCGGACTGCTGGCACTGGCAGCCTTCCGCCACGGCGACGCGGATACCGGCATCCAGTTGCTGCGCAATATCGGCGTCACGGCGCGTTACGGGACGCTCGGAACGCTGAAGGAACTGATACCGCAGGGGTTGTGCTTCATTCAACTCTGGTCCGCCGCACTGTTCGTGCAGGGTATTACCGAAGGGTTGTTCGGACTCAGTCCGCATGCTCACCGCCACGAACTGATCATCGAACCTCGCCTGCCGTCGGGATGGAGTGAAGCGACGCTGCACGGTCTGCGGGTGGGCGATCAGACCCTCGACCTGCACGTGACGCCAGAGTATGCTGAAATCCGCCTTCTGAAAGGTGATACGCCACTGCTCGCGCGCTACCGCGCCGCCGCCGATCAACCATGGCGCGAAGCTCGCATCACACCGGGTGGTCGGGCGTTGTTGAAGCGGGAGGAGTGA